The following coding sequences are from one Lysinibacillus sp. FSL W8-0992 window:
- a CDS encoding SH3 domain-containing C40 family peptidase — translation MNAIVIAMIANLHAKPDSASELIDEVLYGMPVQVIEELANDWVRIQTAYRYEGYCEKRDLLIDDQNTSTWLQKAQHVINQRFADVLQEPKIQSSIIMTFVKGSVVHVVSDEPLNKEWAAIQLATGEIGYLRQQWLLQKVAENSLTEYVFRENVVQTALSYLATPYRWGGKSPLGIDCSGLCSIAYMLNGVTIFRDAKIAEGFPIKEITFERMQKGDLLFFPGHVAMYIGQTLYVHSSLGGNEVNINSLDEQHALYRKDLATTITAVGSLFYKER, via the coding sequence ATGAATGCAATTGTCATTGCTATGATTGCGAATTTACATGCTAAACCAGATAGTGCTTCGGAGCTAATTGATGAAGTCCTCTATGGTATGCCTGTTCAAGTTATAGAGGAGCTAGCGAATGATTGGGTCCGTATTCAAACTGCCTACCGCTACGAAGGCTATTGTGAGAAAAGGGATTTGCTCATAGATGATCAGAACACAAGTACGTGGCTTCAAAAAGCCCAACATGTTATTAACCAGCGTTTTGCAGATGTTTTACAAGAACCGAAAATTCAAAGCTCGATAATAATGACATTCGTAAAAGGGTCAGTTGTGCATGTCGTTTCAGATGAGCCATTAAATAAGGAATGGGCAGCAATTCAATTGGCGACAGGAGAAATAGGTTATTTACGTCAACAATGGCTGCTCCAAAAAGTTGCAGAAAATAGCCTTACGGAGTATGTCTTCCGAGAAAATGTCGTGCAAACGGCACTTAGCTATTTAGCAACCCCGTATCGCTGGGGAGGAAAGTCACCGCTTGGCATTGATTGCTCTGGCTTGTGTTCAATAGCTTATATGCTAAATGGCGTAACGATTTTCCGTGATGCTAAAATCGCAGAAGGTTTTCCAATTAAAGAAATAACATTTGAACGCATGCAAAAAGGAGATTTATTATTTTTCCCAGGTCATGTTGCAATGTATATTGGTCAGACACTTTATGTACATTCATCGCTCGGTGGTAATGAGGTTAATATTAATAGTCTAGATGAACAGCATGCGTTATATCGTAAAGATTTAGCAACGACCATTACAGCAGTTGGGAGCTTATTTTATAAAGAACGATGA
- a CDS encoding glucosaminidase domain-containing protein has product MRLLKKLLIGMVVIASVISISTYMMIQLLKSTNNPVQEYVDEGPSVEEFIGSIAETARQLGAENDLYASVMIAQAILESKQGESGLGSSPNNNLFGMKGKYQNDSVTLETFEDDGSGNLTTVMAEFRKYPSYEESMKDYVHLLRNGVSWNKNFYTGVFKSNTKSYTDATKFLTGSYATDSTYNEKLNNLIAKYDLQQYDSPVKIKKTITVADGDSLMHIAQAHNVKVTSIKQWNQLRTDTIEAGQQLNIYQY; this is encoded by the coding sequence ATGAGATTATTAAAAAAACTATTAATCGGAATGGTTGTCATAGCATCCGTAATCAGTATTTCCACTTATATGATGATCCAGCTACTCAAGTCTACCAATAATCCCGTACAAGAATATGTAGATGAAGGTCCGAGTGTTGAAGAATTTATTGGCTCCATTGCAGAAACTGCAAGGCAGCTTGGAGCAGAAAATGACCTCTATGCATCTGTGATGATTGCACAAGCCATTTTAGAGAGCAAGCAAGGGGAAAGTGGTCTTGGTTCATCTCCTAATAACAATCTATTTGGCATGAAAGGTAAATATCAAAACGATTCCGTGACACTTGAAACATTTGAGGATGATGGCTCTGGTAATCTAACAACTGTGATGGCTGAATTCCGCAAATATCCTTCCTATGAAGAATCCATGAAGGATTATGTCCATTTACTTCGCAACGGTGTATCCTGGAACAAAAATTTTTATACTGGTGTCTTTAAAAGTAATACAAAGTCCTATACAGATGCGACAAAATTTTTGACAGGCTCCTACGCAACGGATTCAACATACAACGAAAAGCTAAATAACCTAATTGCCAAGTACGACCTACAACAATATGACAGCCCCGTAAAAATAAAAAAAACCATTACAGTCGCAGATGGTGACTCTCTGATGCATATTGCACAGGCTCATAATGTTAAGGTCACATCTATTAAGCAATGGAACCAGCTTCGCACAGATACTATTGAAGCTGGACAACAATTAAATATTTATCAATATTGA